The Shewanella algae DNA segment GCGGCAATCATAAACAAGGCCGCCAGCAACGTCAGATCCTGAGGCCAGATAGTCAGGCCGAATACATGAAACTTCTGCTCCGCCAGGTTAAACCAGACTGCCTGCCTATCCCCCCAGGGAAGCCAGGGCAAGATGAGAAAAAACAGCATGGCTATCCATCCCATCCGCCGCCTTAACGTACTCCAAAGACCATCAACCGCACGAACGTAAATTCGGTTGCGAGGATTAAAGCGGTCTGCTTTACTCGCATCAGGCTGGTGAATCTTGATTCGATTGGCTTTCGAATAATCCTTATTGCTCGACTCTTCACTCATCTTTACAGCCTTTTACTGCTTATTGTATAAAAACTGGCGTATTATACCTTGTAACACAAGGGTTATTAACCTTAGTTGGACTAAATGATGAAAGGCTGGATTATTTTGGCAATATTGGCCGGAGTGCTTTATTACCTGGTCACTCAGACGGATAAACTCGATGAGCCCATTGCCCAAACCGAAGCATTAGTAAAGAAAATTGAACGCAAGCTGGATGCCATGACGGGCACGCAGATCATTCGCCTCGATCAGAAAAAGGCCCGCCTCAAGGCAGATATTGCCGAGCGTTTGTCAGCTTCAGAGCTGCAGGAGCTGGACGGCATACTGACCACGCCAGATACCCTGATGGACTTCAAGGATGAGTATTGTCGCGGCAATGTCATATCTCATCCGGTTTTCAACAAAGATAATCTGTTGTTCATCTGCGATAACCTCTGAGTAAAGCCGCGGGTTTTGTCGACGGTCGCGAAATCCGCACCTGAAATCATTGACCTCCCATGCCAATCCACCTAGCCTTTGAGCCATTATCAATATAGGGGCTGTTTGTTATGACATCTTTTGTTTCCGATACTTTTGAACCTGAATTGTGGGAAGAGGTTGCCGGGTTCGCTTTTGAAGACATCACTTACCACAGAGCCAAATCTCAAGGTACGGTGCGAATTGCCATTAACCGCCCCGACTGCCTGAACGCTTTTCGTCCCAAGACGGTTGATGAACTTTACATAGCTCTGGATCACGCCCGGCAATGGTCTGATGTAGGTTGTGTGCTGTTAACGGGCAATGGTCCATCGGCCAAGGGGCAACATTCCTTCTCCTCCGGTGGCGATCAGCGTATTCGCGGCAAGGACGGCTACAAATATGAAGGTGAGGAAGCCGGCAAGGCCGATTTGGCTCGCATGGGCCGCCTGCATATTCTCGAAGTGCAGCGCTTGATCCGCTTTATGCCCAAGGTCGTCATAGCCGTTGTTCCCGGTTGGGCGGTTGGTGGCGGTCACAGCCTGCACGTGGTGTGCGATCTGACACTGGCATCGAAAGAACATGCCGTTTTCAAACAGACAGATCCTGATGTAGCCAGCTTTGATTCTGGCTATGGCAGTGCTTATCTGGCGAAGATGATAGGTCAGAAGCGGGCAAGGGAAATATTTTTCTGTGGCTTTAACTACAGTGCCGATGAAGCCTTTGCCATGGGCATGGTTAACCGTTCAGTTCCTCATGCAGAACTTGAAACCGAAGCTCTGCGCTGGGCCAAGGAGATCAATTCCAAGTCCCCAACCGCAATGCGCATGCTCAAATATGGCTTTAACCTGCCTGATGATGGTTTGGTTGGCCAGCAACTGTTTGCCGGAGAAGCGACCCGTTTGGCCTATGGCACAGCCGAGGCCCAGGAAGGCCGAGACGCGTTTCTTGAAAAACGCGATCAGGACTTTTCCAGCTTCCCTTGGCATTACTGATAGTCTTAGACGATTAAAGGCCGCATAAGTGGCCTTTTTAATAGATAAAAACGGTCAAATTAATCTGTTAAACCCTCTTTCAATTGTTAATAAGAATTATTATCATTAAATTATCGAGAGAGGAGAACCGCCATGATTAAGACAATGACCTTTGCCATACTGCACTTCAGCGTAGCCTTTACCATCACTTATCTGCTTACTGGCAGTGTACTTATAGGTGGTGCCGTGGCCCTGGTAGAACCCAGCATCAACACAGTTGTTTTCTACTTCCACGAAAAAGTCTGGAAAAGATACGAAGCAAAAAAGCAGCAGCGGCTGACACAATTAACCGCCTGAACATACACTCAGGCGATTAGTGGCAACACTTTCAGGCTTGAGCTTGATTCCGGCCAATTACTCCACAGTAACCGACTTGGCCAAGTTTCTTGGCTGATCCACATCAGTCCCTTTGATCAGGGCAACATGGTATGACAGCAACTGCAGCGGAATAGTGTAAATAAGCGGTGCCATAAACTCATCACAATGTGGCACAGGAATTACCTTCATGGTGTCATCGGATGCAAATTCAGCATCAACATCAGCAAACACATACATCAAACCACCACGGGCACGCACTTCTTCCACATTGGACTTAAGCTTTTCAAGCAGTTCATTATTGGGTGCCACCACTATCACAGGCATGTCGGCATCGATCAGCGCCAATGGTCCATGTTTCAGCTCTCCGGATGCATAAGCTTCGGCATGAATATAGGAAATCTCCTTCAGCTTCAGCGCACCTTCCATCGCAATGGGATACTGATCGCCACGTCCCAGGAACAAGGCATGACTCTTATCGGCAAAGTCTTCAGCCAACTCAGCTATGGCGTCATCCAACCCCAGAGCCTGCTCCACTTTAGCCGGCATAGACTGCAGACTCTGGGCGATTGCCGCCTGCATTTCCACACTCATGCTGTTATAACGTCCCAGTGCCGCCGTCAGCATCAACAAACCGGCCAACTGCACGGTAAAGGCCTTGGTGGAAGCCACACCTATCTCGGCACCGGCTTTCATCATATATGCCATGTCGGACTCGCGAACCAGCGAGGACCCGGGGGCGTTACATATGGTCAGGGTTGCCTTGTACCCCATCTCTTTGGCCAAACGCATTGCCGCCAGGGTATCGGCCGTTTCACCGGATTGAGAAATGGTGACCAACAGGCTGTTGGGGAACAGATGCGACTTGCGGTAGCGGAATTCAGAGGCGATTTCCACATTACAGGAAACGCCGGCCCAATCTTCCAGCCAATAACGTGCCGCCATACCGGCATGGTAACTGGTGCCACAGGCAATGATCTGTACGTGTTTGATATCTTTGAGAAGCTCGGCTGCATTATCACCAAAGGCAGTATCCAGCACCTGCTGCTGGGCAATTCGGCCTTCGAGAGTACGGGCCAGCGCCATTGGCTGCTCATAGATCTCTTTAAGCATATAGTGACGATACTCGCCCTTGTCACCGGCATCATGGGTGATTTCAGACTCTTTCTTTTCACGCACAACCGGGTTACCGTCAAGATCATAGATATGGACCTCACGGCGAGTCACTTCGGCAACATCGCCCTCTTCCAGGAAGGCAAAAGTACGGGTCACCGGCAGCAGCGCCAACTGATCCGAGGCGACGAAGTTTTCTCCCAGGCCAAAGCCTATTACCAATGGGCTGCCACTGCGGGCGACCACCAGCCGTTCAGGGTCACGGCGGTCGATGACCACAGTGCCATAGGCACCTTCCAGTTGTTTGACCGTGGCTTGTACCGCCGCCAGCAAGCCGGGGGCAGACTTAAGCTCATGGTCGACCAGATGACAAATAACTTCTGTATCTGTATCTGAGTTGAACTGATACCCCAAGCCCTTGAGCATCTCCCGCAATTTAGCGTGATTTTCAATAATGCCGTTGTGCACCACGGCTATGTCGCTGCCGGATTGATGTGGATGCGCGTTGCGCTCACTGGGCTCACCATGGGTCGCCCAACGGGTATGGGCGATACCTGTACCACCGGCCAAAGGAGCAGTTTGCAAAGCATCGGCCAACTCCTGCACCTTGCCAACTCTGCGGGTACGGGTCAGTTCACCTTGGTGAATGACAGCCACACCGGCCGAATCATAGCCACGATATTCCAGGCGTTTCAGCCCCTCTATCAAGATTTCAGCTACATCCCGCTGCGCTACTGCGCCAACAATTCCACACATATCAATATCCGCTTAATTTAAAGTTTATGCTGTAAAAGGGGCTAAGATCAGCTTTACCCCTTGATTTGAAATACTTTCAGCGGCTGCATCAGGCAGCCTGTCATCTGTCACCAGGGTCGTGACCAACTCCCATGGCAACTCAAGATTAGGAATTCTGCGACCCACCTTTTCCGATTCGAGCAACACCACCACATCCCTGGAGACTTCCGCCATCACCCGGCTGAGTCCAATCAACTCATTGAAAGTGGTGGTGCCTCGCTGCAAGTCAATGCCATCGGCACCGATAAAAAGCTGGTCAAAGTTGTAGGAACGCAATACTTGCTCAGCCACCTGTCCTTGAAAAGATTCGGAGTGGGGATCCCAAGTGCCCCCTGTCATCAAGAGTGTGGGCTCGTTTTCCAATTCATGTATCGCATTGGCCAGTTGCAGGGAGTTAGTCATGACCACCAGCCCGCGCTTATCATTGAGCTCAGGAATAAGCCCCAAAGTGGTGCTGCCACAATCTATAATGATGCGGTTATGATCTTTGATAAGCCCGGCAGCGGCCTGAGCTATGGCCAACTTATTGCGGGAAGGCGGTTCAGACAAGGTTTGGGTCATCTCTTGAGGAACGACGACGGCGCCACCATAACGACGCAGCAGCAAACCGGTTTTCTCCAGGGCTGCCAAGTCTTTACGTATGGTCACTTCCGAAGTTTCAAACTTCAGCGCCAAGGCATCGACACTGACTTCACCCTGCTGCTGCAGCAGGGTAACTATGGCGTGACGCCTTTGTTGAGTGTTGCGTTTGGTCATTCCAGACTGAATAAGTTTCGATTCGAAAGGCGAATTATATAACTTCGAAACCTAAACGCAATTACTGAGTGAAAAAAGCCCGTTAGTAGTTCTGCCGATATACAGGCATGCCTTAAAGCCAGCCCGAGCCTGGGCGCGTCACAAGAAGCCGAAAGAATTAGATTTCATCCATAAAAAATGCCAGCCACTGGAGTGGCCGGCATTGCTGAATAGCATGATATCTATTGGCGATTAAAACTTGGCTTCAAGTGCCAGACTGAAATGGCGACCTTCACCGATAGTGACCATCTGGTAATCACCGCCATCCAGATAATCTTTATCGAACAAATTACGTATGTTGGCGCGAACACCCAACTCGGTACCGGCAATATCAAAGGTATAAGCTGCACCTATATCGAAACGTACATAACCGTCTTTGGTGATCTGATTGTTTTTATCAGCAAAGCGCTCACCGACATAAACGGCACCGAAGTTCAGAGCCAGTGCTTCAGTCATCTCATAACGGGTCCAAATATTGGCCGACCATTCAGGAGCATCTATAGGAGTCTTTCCATCCAGTTCATCTCCCGTCTTGTAAGTGGCATCCAGATACATCATGGAACCAGTCATAAACCACTTATCACTTAACTGCCCCTGAGCTCCCATCTCGAAACCCTTGTGATGCTGAGTCCCATCCTGACGGGTAATTTTGCTCTTATCACCTTGAGGGACATCCAAGCTGTGAGTGACAATCCTGTTGTCTATCTTAATGTCAAACACAGCAGCGGTCAGCAACAAGCTATTGTCGAACAGCTCCCACTTGGTGCCCAATTCATACTGCTCACCATATTCGGGATCCAGTTCCATACCGTCATTAAGATCCAGTTCGTTATCAACACTTCCTTGAGGAACAAAGCTCTTGGAGTAGTTCAGGTAAATACTGCCATTATCCGTAGGCGAATAGATGATGCCAAACTTGGGAGACGTTGCGCTGTCGGTAACTCCGTCTTCTTTTTGCTCGTCATAGCGTATACCTGCGAGCAGTTTCCACTGTTCATTCAAGCTGATTAAATCCTGAATGTAGACGCCATAGAAGTCATATTCACTAGGGTCACCCTTGGCCACAGAGTGATAATCAAGATCCGGCTTGGCAGGTAGGCCTGTACCAGGAATTACGGTTATGGAGCCGCCGCGGTCGCGACGTTGTTGATAGAAGTAGTCCAGATAATTGGCACCTATCAGCAACTGATGCTCGATACTGCCTGTATTGAAATGACCACTGAAATCCACATATGCAGTCTTGTGCTGCCAATCATCATAACGATCGAAAGGTCTGATGCTATAGCCATCCGTCATCGCATTTTCATTATAAGACGGAGCAGAATCCAAGCGCTGACGCTGGAACTTCTGGTGGTTATATCCCAGCTTCACATTCCAGTCATCGTTGAGATGCCAAACCAAATCGGCTCCCATGTTCTGTACCTTATTATCGGTAAATGCCCAAGGCATATCCCAGATAATGTCTCTGCCACCGATAAGCTCACCTTTTTTATTCAACCAGCCACCCACATCAATCCCTGTCTTATCTTGGGTGTGGTCATATTTCAACGCCAAGGTAATATCGTCGCTGAGATCAAACTCCAGGTTTAAATAGCCCAGCCAACGATCTCTTTCCTGATTTTCACCATCCTGATATTCGCGCCAATATTGGGTGTCCTGCTTAACCAACACTGTGCGATAACGTATGGTTTGAGCTTCGTTTAGGCTACCACCGGCATCCAGCTGAAAGCGGGTAGAGCCATTGTCATCGGTATCAAACCCCAGGTTAAACAGAGTGTCGTAGGTCGGCTTCTTGGTCACCATATTAACCAAGCCACCAGGGCCTGACTGGCCGTAGAGCATACTGGATGGACCCTTGAGTACTTCTACCTGCTGCAGGGTTTCAATAGGTTGTACATAGTGCGACCACTGTTGATGACCATTGATCAAGTAGCCCGACCCAGAGTCCAGTTCAAACCCCCGAATAGAGAAAACCTGCCGGTTCCAACGCTGTGTACCCGCTGTGACCGAAGAGTCATTTACCAATACTTCAGCCAGGTTCGTTGCCAGCTGTTCATCGGTGACAAAGTCGGGGATAACGGTAACGGATTGAGGTGTATCCATCAGATTGATATCACCACGCATCGCGCCTGAGGCGACGCCGGTCTTATAATCATTGAAGCTACGGCCGGTAACACTGATGCGTTCAATATCTTCTGGCGCTTGCTCTGCTGCCAGTGGCATTGAAGAGATAGCAGCAACCACAGCCATACCTACACAGGAAAACTTAAACCTCATAATCACCTCATTCTCGATGCCGGACCGGCAATCTGTTCTATTTTTGCCAGCAAATATAAATGAGAAGAATTAGTATTTAAGTTTCTTTACGGATATTTACAATTAAATATGATTGACTTCAAACCCATTCGCGGGTTTGTGAGATAGAAAGCACCCAGGTGGGTGCTTTCATTTAAGGGAATTACTTCTTTTGCTTTTGTGGACGCTTCCAGTCCTTGATATGTTTCTGCTTGACCCTGGTAATAACCAGTTCATCAGCGCCGACATCACGGGTTACAGTGGAACCGGCTCCCAGTGTGGCTCCCTTGCCGATAGTGACAGGAGCAACCAGTTGAGTGTCGCTGCCGACAAACACTTCATCTTCAATAACGGTCAGATGTTTGTTGGCGCCATCATAATTGCAGGTAATAGTACCGGCCCCTATGTTTACCCCTTGGCCAATTTGTGCATCTCCGAGGTAAGCCAGATGCCCAGCCTTGGAGCCCACACCGAGTACGGCTTTCTTCATCTCAACAAAATTGCCTATATGGGCATCTTGCTTAAGTTCAGCGCCCGGACGCAGACGAGCAAACGGGCCGGCACTGGCGCCATCACCTAACTTGGCTCCCTCGACTATGCTGTAAGGCTTAATCTCGGCGTTGTCGGCAATCTCACAATCGATAAGGATAGCCCCGGCGCCTACAGTCACGTTATTACCCAGCACCACTTTACCTTCGAAGATCACATTAACATCTATCATCACATCCATGCCGACGGTCACTTCACCGCGAACATCTATGCGTGCCGGATCTCTTAAGTTGGCACCATCCAGCATCAGGGTTTCAGCACAGCGTTGCTGATAAGCACGTTCCAACGCCGCCAACTGCACCCTGTTATTGGCGCCTTCGGTCTCTATGGAATTAACTGGATGAGCCGTGTCTATGGCCACACCATCGGCGTGAGCCATGGCGATCACATCGGTAAGATAAAACTCGCCCTGAGCATTGTTGTTTTCCAAGCGTCCGAGCCAGTTTTTCAATTGTTTGCCCGGCAATGCCATGATGCCGCTGTTGATCTCATTGATCTTGAGTTGCTCGGCAGTAGCATCTTTCTGTTCGACTATGCCAACCACCTTGCCATGCTCGCGCACCATACGGCCATAGCCGCTTGGGTCATCCAGATGCACTGTCAGTACGGCTACGCCATCGTTTTGCCTGGCAGCAAGCAGGGCTTCCAGAGTTTCCTTGCGGGTGAGGGGAACGTCGCCATAGAGCACCAATACAGTGTCATTGTCATCTATATGGGGAATCGCCTGGGCTACCGCGTGGCCAGTGCCCAGCTGTTCAGCCTGCAGCACAAAGTTAAGCGGTTGCTCGCCCAGTTCAGTCATCAGCTTGTCGCCGCCATAACCATAAACCAGATTGATCTTGTCGGCATTAAGTGAATGAGCCGTATCAATCACATGCTGCACCATGGGCTTATGGGCAACCTTATGCAGGACTTTAGGCAAATCGGAACGCATCCGGGTCCCTTTCCCGGCGGCGAGAATTACAACATTCAATGACATGGGAGATTCCTTTTCTATAGGCTGGCGCAAGTGTACCGGAATCACAGTAAAAATGCAGCGCTCACGCAGCTTGGAAGCTTGCAAATCTGCTTGAGGCAAGCAGGAATAACAGACACAAAAAAGGCGCCCTGAGGCGCCTTTTTTCAGCAGTGCTGTTATCTGGCAATGTTCTTCTTGATGGTCTCAACGACCCGCAACTGAGCCACGGCCTTAGCCAGTTCAATTGCTGCCGCAGCATAATCGAAGTCAGCACCGGCATCGGCCATGTGGGCCTCAGCACGACGCTTGGCTTCTACTGCAGCCTGCTCGTCAATCTCATCGGCACGCATTACAACATCAGCCAATACGGACACGGAATTGGGTTGAACTTCCAGTAAACCACCTGAAAGGTAAAACACCTCTTCCTGACCATTTTGTTTGACGATGCGCGCCATGCCAGGTTTGATATTGGTCAGCAGCGGAGTGTGACCAGGCATAATACCCAGTTCACCCTCAGAACCTGTTACCTGTAAATGGGCAACAAGGCCTGAGAAGATTTTGCTCTCTGCACTGACGATATCAAGCTGTACTGTCATGGCTGCCATCCCGTTCTCCTTACCAAACTATGCAATATTGCCTAGTTATTTCTTGTTGGCTTTCTCAACGGCTTCGTCGATTGAACCAACCATGTAGAACGCTTGCTCTGGCAGGTGATCGAACTCACCGTCCAGAATTCCCTTGAAGCCACGGATGGTTTCTTTCAGGGGCACGTACTTACCTGGAGAACCGGTAAAGACTTCAGCTACGTGGAATGGCTGAGACAGGAAACGCTCGATCTTACGGGCGCGGGATACTGTCATCTTGTCGTCATCTGACAACTCGTCCATACCCAGAATAGCGATGATGTCTTTCAGCTCTTTGTAACGCTGCAGAACTGTCTGTACACCGTTTGCCACGTCATAGTGCTCTTGGCCAACAACCTGTGGATCCAGCTGACGAGAGGTGGAATCCAGTGGGTCAACCGCTGGGTAGATACCCAGAGAAGCGATTTGACGAGACAGTACCACAGTCGCATCCAAGTGGGCGAAGGTGGTTGCAGGGCTTGGGTCAGTCAAGTCATCCGCAGGTACGTATACCGCTTGTACCGAAGTGATAGAACCCACTTTGGTAGAAGTAATACGTTCTTGCAGAACACCCATCTCTTCAGCCAGTGTTGGCTGATAACCCACAGCAGAAGGCATACGACCCAGCAGTGCCGATACTTCGGTACCAGCCAGGGTGTAACGGTAGATGTTGTCAACGAACAACAGTACGTCACGACCTTCGTCACGGAACTTCTCGGCCATAGTCAGACCGGTCAGAGCAACACGCAGACGGTTACCTGGTGGCTCGTTCATCTGACCGTACACCATGGCTACCTTGTCCAGTACGCCTGAGTCTTTCATCTCGTAGTAGAAGTCGTTACCTTCACGGGTACGCTCACCTACACCGGCGAATACTGACAGACCTGAGTGGGCTTTCGCGATGTTGTTGATCAGTTCCATCATGTTAACTGTCTTACCAACACCCGCA contains these protein-coding regions:
- a CDS encoding 1,4-dihydroxy-2-naphthoyl-CoA synthase translates to MTSFVSDTFEPELWEEVAGFAFEDITYHRAKSQGTVRIAINRPDCLNAFRPKTVDELYIALDHARQWSDVGCVLLTGNGPSAKGQHSFSSGGDQRIRGKDGYKYEGEEAGKADLARMGRLHILEVQRLIRFMPKVVIAVVPGWAVGGGHSLHVVCDLTLASKEHAVFKQTDPDVASFDSGYGSAYLAKMIGQKRAREIFFCGFNYSADEAFAMGMVNRSVPHAELETEALRWAKEINSKSPTAMRMLKYGFNLPDDGLVGQQLFAGEATRLAYGTAEAQEGRDAFLEKRDQDFSSFPWHY
- a CDS encoding DUF2061 domain-containing protein, giving the protein MIKTMTFAILHFSVAFTITYLLTGSVLIGGAVALVEPSINTVVFYFHEKVWKRYEAKKQQRLTQLTA
- the glmS gene encoding glutamine--fructose-6-phosphate transaminase (isomerizing), coding for MCGIVGAVAQRDVAEILIEGLKRLEYRGYDSAGVAVIHQGELTRTRRVGKVQELADALQTAPLAGGTGIAHTRWATHGEPSERNAHPHQSGSDIAVVHNGIIENHAKLREMLKGLGYQFNSDTDTEVICHLVDHELKSAPGLLAAVQATVKQLEGAYGTVVIDRRDPERLVVARSGSPLVIGFGLGENFVASDQLALLPVTRTFAFLEEGDVAEVTRREVHIYDLDGNPVVREKKESEITHDAGDKGEYRHYMLKEIYEQPMALARTLEGRIAQQQVLDTAFGDNAAELLKDIKHVQIIACGTSYHAGMAARYWLEDWAGVSCNVEIASEFRYRKSHLFPNSLLVTISQSGETADTLAAMRLAKEMGYKATLTICNAPGSSLVRESDMAYMMKAGAEIGVASTKAFTVQLAGLLMLTAALGRYNSMSVEMQAAIAQSLQSMPAKVEQALGLDDAIAELAEDFADKSHALFLGRGDQYPIAMEGALKLKEISYIHAEAYASGELKHGPLALIDADMPVIVVAPNNELLEKLKSNVEEVRARGGLMYVFADVDAEFASDDTMKVIPVPHCDEFMAPLIYTIPLQLLSYHVALIKGTDVDQPRNLAKSVTVE
- a CDS encoding DeoR/GlpR family DNA-binding transcription regulator, with protein sequence MTKRNTQQRRHAIVTLLQQQGEVSVDALALKFETSEVTIRKDLAALEKTGLLLRRYGGAVVVPQEMTQTLSEPPSRNKLAIAQAAAGLIKDHNRIIIDCGSTTLGLIPELNDKRGLVVMTNSLQLANAIHELENEPTLLMTGGTWDPHSESFQGQVAEQVLRSYNFDQLFIGADGIDLQRGTTTFNELIGLSRVMAEVSRDVVVLLESEKVGRRIPNLELPWELVTTLVTDDRLPDAAAESISNQGVKLILAPFTA
- a CDS encoding TonB-dependent siderophore receptor; amino-acid sequence: MRFKFSCVGMAVVAAISSMPLAAEQAPEDIERISVTGRSFNDYKTGVASGAMRGDINLMDTPQSVTVIPDFVTDEQLATNLAEVLVNDSSVTAGTQRWNRQVFSIRGFELDSGSGYLINGHQQWSHYVQPIETLQQVEVLKGPSSMLYGQSGPGGLVNMVTKKPTYDTLFNLGFDTDDNGSTRFQLDAGGSLNEAQTIRYRTVLVKQDTQYWREYQDGENQERDRWLGYLNLEFDLSDDITLALKYDHTQDKTGIDVGGWLNKKGELIGGRDIIWDMPWAFTDNKVQNMGADLVWHLNDDWNVKLGYNHQKFQRQRLDSAPSYNENAMTDGYSIRPFDRYDDWQHKTAYVDFSGHFNTGSIEHQLLIGANYLDYFYQQRRDRGGSITVIPGTGLPAKPDLDYHSVAKGDPSEYDFYGVYIQDLISLNEQWKLLAGIRYDEQKEDGVTDSATSPKFGIIYSPTDNGSIYLNYSKSFVPQGSVDNELDLNDGMELDPEYGEQYELGTKWELFDNSLLLTAAVFDIKIDNRIVTHSLDVPQGDKSKITRQDGTQHHKGFEMGAQGQLSDKWFMTGSMMYLDATYKTGDELDGKTPIDAPEWSANIWTRYEMTEALALNFGAVYVGERFADKNNQITKDGYVRFDIGAAYTFDIAGTELGVRANIRNLFDKDYLDGGDYQMVTIGEGRHFSLALEAKF
- the glmU gene encoding bifunctional UDP-N-acetylglucosamine diphosphorylase/glucosamine-1-phosphate N-acetyltransferase GlmU, whose product is MSLNVVILAAGKGTRMRSDLPKVLHKVAHKPMVQHVIDTAHSLNADKINLVYGYGGDKLMTELGEQPLNFVLQAEQLGTGHAVAQAIPHIDDNDTVLVLYGDVPLTRKETLEALLAARQNDGVAVLTVHLDDPSGYGRMVREHGKVVGIVEQKDATAEQLKINEINSGIMALPGKQLKNWLGRLENNNAQGEFYLTDVIAMAHADGVAIDTAHPVNSIETEGANNRVQLAALERAYQQRCAETLMLDGANLRDPARIDVRGEVTVGMDVMIDVNVIFEGKVVLGNNVTVGAGAILIDCEIADNAEIKPYSIVEGAKLGDGASAGPFARLRPGAELKQDAHIGNFVEMKKAVLGVGSKAGHLAYLGDAQIGQGVNIGAGTITCNYDGANKHLTVIEDEVFVGSDTQLVAPVTIGKGATLGAGSTVTRDVGADELVITRVKQKHIKDWKRPQKQKK
- a CDS encoding F0F1 ATP synthase subunit epsilon is translated as MAAMTVQLDIVSAESKIFSGLVAHLQVTGSEGELGIMPGHTPLLTNIKPGMARIVKQNGQEEVFYLSGGLLEVQPNSVSVLADVVMRADEIDEQAAVEAKRRAEAHMADAGADFDYAAAAIELAKAVAQLRVVETIKKNIAR
- the atpD gene encoding F0F1 ATP synthase subunit beta, encoding MSTGTVVQVIGAVVDVEFPQDAVPQVYDALKITGEGACKGLVLEVQQQLGGGVVRTIAMGSSDGLRRGIEVENSGSPISVPVGAATLGRIMNVLGEPVDEAGAIGEDERYIIHRDAPSYEEQSNTTELLETGIKVIDLVCPFAKGGKVGLFGGAGVGKTVNMMELINNIAKAHSGLSVFAGVGERTREGNDFYYEMKDSGVLDKVAMVYGQMNEPPGNRLRVALTGLTMAEKFRDEGRDVLLFVDNIYRYTLAGTEVSALLGRMPSAVGYQPTLAEEMGVLQERITSTKVGSITSVQAVYVPADDLTDPSPATTFAHLDATVVLSRQIASLGIYPAVDPLDSTSRQLDPQVVGQEHYDVANGVQTVLQRYKELKDIIAILGMDELSDDDKMTVSRARKIERFLSQPFHVAEVFTGSPGKYVPLKETIRGFKGILDGEFDHLPEQAFYMVGSIDEAVEKANKK